Below is a window of Phycisphaerae bacterium DNA.
GACGGCCTCGCCAACGACGCGATGGACGCCCAATCCGATGTCATCCGCACCGACCACTTCGCTTCGGCAGGCCAGGACGATTGACTGGACGCCCGTTCTTCCTCCCCATAAAAGCAAAGCACCGACCGCGGTGGGCCGGCGCATTGGATCCGCATGGATTGACCAGCGACCGAGGAATGCACAGATGTCAAATCACGACGCGCCGAGCATTTCTTTCGCCGCGACCCTGGCCGGGGCGCGCCGCATCAGGCCGCTGGCCCTGATCGCCGCCATCACGAAATCGTCGCATCGCATCGCGAAGCTCTTCCTTCGATAGTCTTCCGTCGTTGTTCCGGTCGATCGCCTTGAATCGTTCGGGGCCGCCCGGGAACTCCTCAGCCGTCACGAATCCGTCACTGTTCCTGTCCATGCGGCGAAACTGCATTTGCTGCCCGAGTTCGCCCGGCCGACCCTCATGCGGCAATCCATCCCGCATGTCCGCGCCTCGTCCTGCCCGACCCGCGTCCGCCGCCGGAGGTGTCTCGCCCTTGGCATCCGGCGGGCCGTCCCGTCCAGGCTTCTGCCAACCCGGTCGACGCGGTCCACCCATCGGCGGAGGCGGAGGACCATCCGGCCCCTTGCCCGGACCGAAGCGTGCACCATCCCGTTCGCCCGGACCTGCGTCGGGTCGCCGGCCGTCCCGTCGATCGGGCCCGCCGCGTCGCCAATCGCCGCCGCGCGGTCCGCCGCGTTCACCCATCGTCCTCTCGTGGGCATGACGCAACCCATTGATGACCGCCTCGATCACGTCGCGCCGAAGCTCTGGCGGATATCCCTGCAAGACGTCATTAACAGATTCCTCAATGACGCCGCGAAGCCGCTCCAGATGCGCACCGTCCCGCCCGCCTTCCCGCATCGGTCCACCCGATCGGTCACGCGTTTCCCCTCGTCCCGGTCCACGCCGATCGCGGTCCCGTTGCCACATGCCTCGCTCGCCATCGGGGCCGCCCGGTCCCTTCCAGCCGCCACGCCCTTCCCCAAAGCCGCGGTCAGCCGGTCCGCGACGTCCATCGCGATCACTGATCCGGTCACGAATCCCATCGCGAAATGCAAGAAACTCGGCTCGATCGATGACGCCATCGCCATTGGCATCCATGCGATCAAAAATCATTGCGGGACGCCCTTCGCCCGCGCCGCGGTCACCACCCGGACGCGGTGGACCCTGGGGCGGCTGAGCCGCGGCAACTTTCACTCCCAAACCAAGCAGAAGAAACAACGCGATCCGCGCTGAGAAAAATCGAGCAACCATGTGAAATTACCTCCATCTGCGAAGATGTGCCCCGTTTCGGCATTCTCCGCTACCAATCTTGTCCCACATCGCTAAACGAGGTACCTTCGCAGTTATTGCCGCGACTTCGAGCGAGACAGCGACCTGTTCCCAGCGCCGCAAGTCGTTCGGCATGCGTGCGTTGGCGTTCGCCTGACGCCGGACCGTCCGCATTTGTGCGTTAGCACGGCAACCGGAACTCGTTGTGCAGTCTGCGACTCGGCGATTCCAAAGCCATCGCCAGGAAGAAAGGGCCGGCCGATCTGACTCGGCCGAATCGAGGTAGGAATCTGGACCATTTGGGAGCTCAATTAGATGAGAAAATTGATGAAGAGAAATGTGATGCTGTCCCTCGCTTTCGCGTTCATGTGCGGCTGGGTCTCGCCGACCGGCGCGCTCGCACAGACCGATCCGAACCGTTTTTCGCTGGGGAAGGCTATTCCGGAGGACGTCTTCATCGCCGTCGTCGCCAGGTCCAACCCCGAGCGAAAATTTCTCGATGACTACTGGAGCGAAGTGACCAAAGCCGTCAGCGACAGCGGCGTATTGAACGACGTGTGGGACATGTTCGTCGATGCGGTCATCGATGACGAGCAGATGGACAAGATCGACGACACCGTCGAGCGGTTTTCCACCCTGTTCAAGAATGTGAAATGGTCCGACATCTTCGAAAAGGAATTTGTCTATTGCGGGCGATTCAATCCCGGAACGCCGGCATTCCACGAGGGAATGTTCATCGGCCGCGCGGACAAAGACGGCGCTTCCGCCAATTATTCCGCACTTCGAAAGCTGCTTGCCGAGTTTGTCAAATTCGTGAACGAGGAGGCCGGCGAGTCGGTCCTGGCGCTGGAGGAGTCCAAGCAGGAGGGCGCATCGATCACGACCCTTACCTTTCCGGCGGCGCCCGGCATTACGGTTTCGGTCGCTAATCATCAGGATGCCATCTTCATTGCATTCGGCAGTCCCGCCATTCTCAAGGACGGCATCAATCTGATGTCTGGCAAAGGCGAGGCCAAGTCGCTCATCGCAAGTTCGCGCTTCAAGCAGGCATTTGAGAAGCTGCCCCCTGCCGAAGACCAGTTGGTCTTCTGGGATGTCGAAAACATGATGGCGACCTTCCGGCAGATGTCAGCGATGTTCGCCGGACCGGAGCCAAAGGCGGACGCAGAAGGATCCGGCGCGGCAAACGACGGTAATCCAATGAAAGCCGTTTCCGCCATCCTGCACGACCTGTCTGTTATCGATTATGTCGCCTCGGTCGAGTGGACGGACGGATTCCGTGTGATGAGTGATGCGGCCACCGTGCTTCGAAGCGGCGCCAAGTCCTCGCCGATCTATGACATCATCACCAGCGGCAAACCGATCGCCAACTTCGAACGATTCATTCCGATGGAAGCCGATTCGTTCAGCGTCTCGGCTGGCATCGACATGACCAAGGTGTACCGATACCTCATTGATCTCGTTACCAAGCACGCGCCCGACGGAAAGGCAAAAATCGAAGAGTGGGGTCAGATTCAGAAGAATGAACTCGGCCTCGATGTCGAGAAGGATGTCCTTGCACTCTTCCAGGGATCGACGGTTCAGTATGCCGACGGCAAGGATTGGGTCGTGCTCGCCGGCATCACCGACGCGGCCAAGATGGATAGCCAGTTGAACCGGCTGTTCACATTCATCAATCAGCTACTCGGTCAGCAGAACGGCCTGATGATTTCCAAGGTCAATGTCGCCGACAAGGTCGAGTTCCGACAAATCTCCCATCCAATGATGATGATGATGGGCGGACTCCAGCCGCCGGTCATCGGCTGCGCCGAAGGCCATCTCATCCTCGGCTCTTCAGCGAAAGCCGTAAAGAAATGCCTTCAGACCGCGGCCGGATCGCATCAGAACATCACCAAGAACAAGCGCTGGCAGTCGGAAGCGCTGATGCCCGATGGATCCGTTGTCAGTATCTCATTCACGGATCAGGCCAACATGGGACAGGAACTTCAGCAAGCCATCGCAGGAATTTCCATGGGACTCGGCATGATGGGAATGATGATGGCCGACGCGCCGCCACAGGTCCGAACCATGGTTTCAAACCTGCCCCCGATCCTGGCGAAGCTCGGTCCCGTCGCCGGACGGTTGGATTTCTACAAGTCCAAGGCATCCTACGAATCGTTCGACGGCCAACGCTGGATCATCCATGACGTGCAGAACTACAAGAA
It encodes the following:
- a CDS encoding EF-hand domain-containing protein; protein product: MVARFFSARIALFLLLGLGVKVAAAQPPQGPPRPGGDRGAGEGRPAMIFDRMDANGDGVIDRAEFLAFRDGIRDRISDRDGRRGPADRGFGEGRGGWKGPGGPDGERGMWQRDRDRRGPGRGETRDRSGGPMREGGRDGAHLERLRGVIEESVNDVLQGYPPELRRDVIEAVINGLRHAHERTMGERGGPRGGDWRRGGPDRRDGRRPDAGPGERDGARFGPGKGPDGPPPPPMGGPRRPGWQKPGRDGPPDAKGETPPAADAGRAGRGADMRDGLPHEGRPGELGQQMQFRRMDRNSDGFVTAEEFPGGPERFKAIDRNNDGRLSKEELRDAMRRFRDGGDQGQRPDAARPGQGRGERNARRVVI